Proteins from a single region of Halorubrum sp. 2020YC2:
- a CDS encoding DUF4382 domain-containing protein, which yields MTDRSRTTGDDRTRAAGTDELSRRGFVALGAGASATLLAGCAGDGGVPSTDGSDGSGDADGSQTLTGGFRLLISDAPADIGDFDRLDVTFDRARVFEAGDGDEEDEEPETDDEDEEGSDEGAEQNATETAEDDGNATETDDANETADGEDDGGEESEADGEDDEGDRGFTVVELDDAAVDLTRVIEDDAIAVFDGEIPAGSYEKIELEVSAVEGVVDGEAVDVKLPSEKLQITNGFEVTPDEPVSFVFDINVVKRGKNNGYILKPVISGSGVAGRDVDVNEIDDEGEEDEDEDEESEAGDSEADEDAETDDATDGNETDDDENGTASGS from the coding sequence ATGACGGACCGATCGCGGACGACGGGCGACGACCGCACTCGGGCCGCGGGCACCGACGAGCTCAGTCGACGGGGGTTCGTCGCCCTCGGCGCCGGCGCGAGCGCGACGCTGCTCGCGGGCTGCGCCGGAGACGGAGGGGTCCCGTCGACGGACGGCTCGGACGGTTCCGGCGACGCCGACGGCTCGCAGACGCTCACCGGCGGCTTCCGGCTCCTCATCAGCGACGCCCCGGCCGACATCGGTGACTTCGACCGGCTGGACGTCACCTTCGACCGAGCGCGCGTCTTCGAGGCGGGGGACGGCGACGAGGAGGACGAAGAACCCGAAACGGACGACGAAGACGAGGAGGGATCGGACGAGGGTGCCGAGCAGAACGCCACCGAGACCGCCGAGGACGACGGGAACGCCACCGAGACCGACGACGCGAACGAGACGGCGGACGGCGAGGACGACGGTGGCGAGGAATCCGAAGCGGACGGCGAGGACGACGAGGGTGACCGCGGGTTCACCGTCGTCGAACTCGACGACGCGGCGGTCGATCTCACGCGGGTGATCGAAGACGACGCGATCGCCGTCTTCGACGGCGAGATTCCGGCGGGAAGCTACGAGAAGATCGAACTCGAGGTCTCCGCCGTGGAAGGGGTCGTCGACGGCGAAGCGGTCGACGTGAAGCTCCCGAGCGAGAAGCTCCAGATCACGAACGGGTTCGAGGTCACGCCCGACGAGCCGGTCAGCTTCGTCTTCGACATCAACGTCGTCAAGCGCGGCAAGAACAACGGCTACATCCTCAAGCCCGTCATCTCGGGCAGCGGGGTCGCGGGGCGCGACGTCGACGTGAACGAGATCGACGACGAGGGCGAGGAGGATGAGGACGAAGACGAGGAATCAGAAGCCGGCGACTCGGAAGCGGACGAGGACGCTGAGACGGACGACGCCACCGACGGAAACGAGACGGACGACGACGAGAACGGGACCGCGAGCGGGAGCTAG
- a CDS encoding 5'-deoxyadenosine deaminase, whose translation MLIAGTIVADSETVIPDGAVVVEGQTIAAVGDEATLRDRYPDHERRAFGLVAPGLVGGHVHSVQSLGRGIADDDALLDWLFDAVLPMEAAMDAEATRAAAELGYLECLESGTTTVVDHLSVNHAEEAFEAAIETGIRARLGKVLMDRDSPDGLLEETDAALAESETLIEKYHGAADGRVRYAVTPRFAVTCTEACLRGCRELADRHDGVTIHTHASENEDEVETVEADTGKRNVLWLDEVGLTGPDVTLAHCVHTDEREREVLAETDTVVTHCPSSNMKLASGIAPVQDYLDRGITVALGNDGPPCNNTLDAFTEMRQASLLGKVDARDPTRLPAGTVLEMATEGGARAAGFDRLGALREGHRADVIGITTDITRATPLHDPLSHLVYAAHGDDVTFAMVDGEVRYANGEHVGTDAAAVRERATRHAERVVEEAGIETARP comes from the coding sequence ATGCTGATAGCCGGAACCATCGTCGCCGACTCCGAGACCGTCATCCCCGACGGCGCCGTCGTCGTCGAGGGACAAACGATCGCCGCGGTCGGTGACGAGGCCACCCTCCGCGACCGCTATCCCGACCACGAGCGCCGCGCGTTCGGCCTCGTCGCGCCCGGCCTCGTCGGTGGCCACGTTCACTCCGTCCAGTCGCTCGGACGGGGGATCGCGGACGACGACGCCCTCCTCGACTGGCTGTTCGACGCCGTGCTTCCGATGGAGGCCGCGATGGACGCCGAGGCCACCCGGGCCGCGGCCGAGCTGGGGTACCTGGAGTGTCTCGAATCGGGCACGACCACCGTCGTCGACCACCTCTCGGTGAACCACGCCGAGGAGGCGTTCGAGGCCGCGATCGAGACGGGGATCCGCGCGCGGCTCGGGAAGGTCCTGATGGACCGCGACTCGCCCGACGGCCTCTTGGAGGAGACCGACGCCGCGCTCGCGGAGAGCGAGACCCTTATCGAGAAATACCACGGTGCGGCCGACGGTCGCGTCCGCTACGCGGTCACGCCGCGGTTCGCCGTCACCTGTACCGAGGCCTGCCTGCGCGGTTGCCGCGAGTTGGCCGACCGCCACGACGGCGTGACGATCCACACCCACGCCAGCGAGAACGAGGACGAGGTCGAGACGGTCGAGGCGGACACGGGGAAGCGGAACGTCCTCTGGCTCGACGAGGTCGGCCTAACCGGCCCGGACGTAACGCTCGCGCACTGCGTCCACACCGACGAGCGGGAGCGCGAGGTGCTCGCGGAGACCGACACGGTCGTCACCCACTGCCCCTCCTCGAATATGAAACTCGCCTCGGGGATCGCCCCGGTTCAGGACTACCTCGACCGCGGGATCACGGTCGCGCTCGGCAACGACGGTCCGCCGTGTAACAACACGCTCGACGCCTTCACGGAGATGCGGCAGGCGAGCCTCCTCGGGAAGGTCGACGCCCGCGACCCGACCCGGCTCCCCGCGGGTACCGTCTTGGAGATGGCGACCGAGGGCGGCGCCCGGGCTGCCGGCTTCGACCGCCTCGGCGCGCTGCGCGAGGGGCACCGCGCCGACGTGATCGGGATCACCACCGACATCACCCGCGCCACGCCGCTCCACGACCCGCTCTCGCACCTGGTGTACGCGGCCCACGGCGACGACGTGACCTTCGCGATGGTCGACGGCGAGGTCCGCTACGCGAACGGCGAGCACGTCGGGACCGACGCGGCCGCGGTCCGCGAGCGCGCGACGCGGCACGCGGAGCGCGTCGTCGAGGAGGCGGGGATCGAGACGGCGAGACCGTAA
- a CDS encoding CBS domain-containing protein, with the protein MTLTARDLMEPDVKTVSPDDDVAEVFKRFARYEFSGFPVVDDDERVVGVITESDLVDLFEPEDETLWIPVGLPPFVDTLSYQIKRPWADIDLGVDMIRNADRPVSEVMSADVATVTPDSDVDDVLDLLVGDDPDINRVPVVDDDGRLVGIIARQDVIRAFRDRRLE; encoded by the coding sequence ATGACGCTGACCGCGCGCGACCTGATGGAACCGGACGTGAAGACGGTCTCGCCCGACGACGACGTCGCCGAGGTGTTCAAGCGGTTCGCCCGCTACGAGTTCAGCGGCTTCCCCGTCGTCGACGACGACGAGCGGGTGGTCGGCGTGATCACCGAGTCCGACCTCGTCGACCTGTTCGAACCCGAGGACGAGACGCTGTGGATCCCCGTCGGACTCCCGCCGTTCGTGGACACGCTCTCGTATCAGATCAAGCGCCCGTGGGCGGACATCGACCTGGGCGTCGACATGATCCGCAACGCCGACCGCCCCGTCTCCGAGGTGATGAGCGCGGACGTGGCGACGGTGACGCCCGACAGCGACGTCGACGACGTGCTAGACCTGCTCGTGGGCGACGACCCCGATATTAATCGTGTGCCCGTGGTTGACGACGACGGGCGACTGGTCGGTATCATCGCGCGCCAGGACGTGATCCGCGCGTTCCGCGACCGCCGACTGGAATAA
- a CDS encoding metal-dependent hydrolase, whose translation MYRKGHLGAALAVYAPFGFLVAAFASFEAGAVGALGVASTATVPDLDLRIPFVKHRGITHTVWFALLVGVAFGAVGLAVGVQRGVAVALLAGGVGFLFGAVAIVSHLLADALTPMGIRPYAPVRDTEYTLDLVTAANPLANYALLGVGGVVLAVALVAGAAVPV comes from the coding sequence ATGTACCGCAAGGGTCACCTCGGGGCCGCGCTCGCCGTCTACGCCCCGTTCGGGTTCCTCGTCGCCGCGTTCGCCTCGTTCGAGGCGGGCGCGGTCGGCGCCCTCGGCGTCGCCTCGACGGCGACGGTCCCCGACCTCGACCTGCGGATCCCCTTCGTCAAACACCGGGGGATCACCCACACGGTCTGGTTCGCGCTGCTCGTCGGGGTCGCCTTCGGAGCCGTCGGGCTGGCGGTCGGGGTCCAGCGCGGGGTCGCCGTCGCGCTCCTCGCCGGCGGCGTCGGGTTCCTGTTCGGCGCCGTGGCGATCGTCTCGCACCTCCTCGCGGACGCGCTCACGCCGATGGGGATCCGGCCGTACGCGCCCGTTCGGGACACCGAGTACACGCTCGATCTGGTTACGGCGGCGAACCCGCTCGCGAACTACGCGCTGTTGGGAGTGGGCGGCGTCGTCCTCGCGGTCGCGCTCGTCGCGGGCGCGGCGGTTCCGGTGTAA
- a CDS encoding mechanosensitive ion channel family protein gives MIGRLGARIGAVLSDVATTEGRLAATAGIVLVTLGVGWLLLPKAVRAGERTASDRVERLLDGRTDGSAGGAVETLREGVPASFLLRMAVGLSQLALFALAGVAVLTVWGQFDFVRSVLPVAENAVRVGGQVLLSAVLLGGAYVASDALETYVADLSADSDRITAHQEQILTRLAQVGLLILAGITVLGIWGVNLGGLLVGAGFLGIVLGMAARQTLGSLIAGFVLMFARPFEIGDWVEIGSEEGFVTDITIINTHMRNFDGEYVVVPNDLVANQAITNRSREGRLRIHMEVGIGYDDDPDEAAGIAEEVLEGIDAIANNPQPYAIPSGFGDSAILLDLRFWIDPPTPQARWRSKALAVERIQERFADAGISIPYPQRTVSYPPETAEAEETVERVERTDEDGDGRPNDRPA, from the coding sequence GTGATTGGCCGACTGGGAGCCAGAATCGGTGCGGTGTTGAGCGACGTCGCGACCACGGAGGGGCGGCTGGCGGCCACCGCCGGTATCGTCCTCGTGACGCTCGGCGTCGGGTGGCTGCTGCTTCCGAAGGCCGTCCGCGCCGGCGAGCGGACCGCCTCGGACCGGGTCGAGCGACTCCTCGACGGCCGCACGGACGGGTCGGCCGGCGGCGCCGTTGAGACGCTCCGCGAGGGAGTCCCGGCGTCGTTCCTCCTGCGAATGGCGGTTGGGCTCTCGCAGCTCGCGCTGTTCGCGCTCGCGGGCGTCGCCGTCCTGACGGTGTGGGGGCAGTTCGACTTCGTCCGCTCGGTGTTGCCCGTAGCCGAGAACGCCGTCAGGGTCGGCGGACAGGTGCTGCTCTCGGCGGTGCTTCTCGGCGGCGCCTACGTCGCCAGCGACGCGTTAGAGACGTACGTCGCGGACCTCTCGGCCGACAGCGACCGTATCACCGCCCACCAAGAGCAGATCCTCACCCGGCTCGCGCAGGTGGGGCTACTCATCCTCGCGGGGATAACGGTCCTCGGCATCTGGGGCGTGAACCTCGGCGGCCTCCTCGTCGGCGCCGGCTTCCTCGGGATCGTCCTCGGGATGGCGGCCCGGCAGACGCTGGGGTCGCTCATCGCCGGCTTCGTGCTGATGTTCGCTCGCCCGTTCGAGATCGGTGACTGGGTCGAGATCGGCAGCGAGGAGGGGTTCGTCACCGACATCACGATCATAAACACCCACATGCGCAACTTCGACGGGGAGTACGTCGTGGTGCCGAACGACCTCGTCGCCAACCAGGCGATCACGAACCGGAGCCGCGAGGGGCGCCTCCGGATCCACATGGAGGTCGGGATCGGGTACGACGACGACCCCGATGAGGCGGCGGGAATCGCTGAGGAGGTTTTGGAGGGGATCGACGCGATCGCGAACAACCCGCAGCCGTACGCGATCCCCTCCGGGTTCGGGGACTCCGCGATCCTGCTCGACCTCCGGTTCTGGATCGACCCGCCGACGCCGCAGGCGCGGTGGCGCTCGAAGGCGCTCGCGGTCGAGCGGATCCAAGAGCGCTTCGCTGACGCCGGCATCTCCATCCCCTACCCGCAGCGGACCGTCTCGTACCCGCCCGAGACCGCGGAAGCGGAGGAGACGGTCGAGCGCGTCGAACGGACCGACGAGGACGGCGACGGGCGCCCGAACGACCGCCCCGCCTGA
- the mutS gene encoding DNA mismatch repair protein MutS yields MEPADRETATGLPPGIAAAREELTPMLSQYADLCAAHEDALVLFQVGDFYEAFCEAAETVARVCEVTLTERSDSTGDYPMAGIPIDNAAPYLESLLDAGYRVALGDQVEDAEQASGLVDRAVTEVITPGTVVEDDLLESGTTNYVAAVAAEGDGGESDTPGASDRRVGLAAVDVSTGECLVTAGDRDAVAGELDRIAPAELIAGPDAPAFEPSDAERGWTTHDYDADAFDRRTATERLKPYLPAPERRFDADAELRAAGAVIAYAEYTQGDDGPLSYVTRIRRYDPRDRLRLDAAAQRSLELFENRGLGASDTLFDALDETNCALGRRCLERWLRRPLVDADAIRSRHDAVGELADRSLAREGVADALSTAYDLERLVSRVSRGRADARDLRSLHRTLAVVPELKATLAGAGGEAGASSEPGGADEGPALPRTDHLRDLRDRLDELTEVRELIDGAVAVDPPQEITEGGVIREGFDGDLDDLRATEREGREWVAALEASERERTGIDSLSVGHNQVHGYYIEVTDANVEKVPDDYRRRQTLKNSERYVTPELKEREEEIVGAAERADALEYDLFVDVRERVAAETERIQGLADALAELDALTSLAAVAVARDYVRPELREGPDADVGGAVDPAGGVEIEGGRHPVVERAEESFVPNDADLPRGSVAVITGPNMSGKSTYMRSVALAVVLAQTGSFVPAQAATLPVFDRLFTRVGASDDIAGGQSTFMREMSELTEILHDAGADSLVLLDEVGRGTATTDGRAIARAAAEFLHDELGATALFATHYHGLTDLADERERVFNLHFTATREDGDVTFLHRVVPGASSSSYGVEVAELAGVPGPVVDRARDLVAAEEADRRGNAGGAGSEGGTDDGATGGADPDDADRDGDASLREFLAEEASGERDEGGPEAGDPSIETPTGSDPEPPANETGEAGAAAGAPSDLTADLRDLDLARMTPIEALNALHDLQSRVDDDG; encoded by the coding sequence ATGGAACCGGCGGACCGAGAGACGGCCACGGGGCTGCCGCCCGGGATCGCGGCCGCCCGCGAGGAACTCACGCCGATGCTCTCGCAGTACGCCGACCTCTGTGCCGCCCACGAGGACGCCTTGGTGTTGTTTCAGGTGGGAGACTTCTACGAGGCGTTCTGCGAGGCGGCCGAGACCGTCGCGCGCGTCTGCGAGGTGACGCTGACGGAGCGCTCCGACTCGACCGGCGACTACCCGATGGCGGGGATCCCCATCGACAACGCCGCGCCGTACCTCGAATCGCTGCTCGACGCGGGCTACCGCGTCGCGCTCGGCGATCAGGTCGAGGACGCCGAGCAGGCCTCCGGACTCGTCGACCGCGCCGTCACCGAGGTGATCACGCCCGGCACCGTCGTCGAGGACGACCTCCTCGAATCGGGGACGACGAACTACGTGGCGGCGGTGGCGGCCGAGGGCGACGGCGGCGAGAGCGACACGCCCGGCGCCAGCGACCGTCGCGTCGGCCTCGCCGCCGTCGACGTCTCGACGGGAGAGTGCCTCGTCACCGCCGGCGACCGGGACGCGGTCGCGGGCGAACTCGACCGGATCGCCCCGGCCGAACTCATCGCCGGCCCCGACGCCCCCGCGTTCGAACCGAGCGACGCGGAGCGCGGCTGGACGACCCACGACTACGACGCCGACGCCTTCGACCGCCGGACCGCGACCGAGCGGCTGAAGCCGTACCTCCCGGCGCCCGAGCGGCGGTTCGACGCCGACGCGGAGCTTCGGGCGGCGGGCGCGGTGATCGCGTACGCCGAGTACACGCAGGGCGACGACGGCCCGCTCTCGTACGTCACCAGAATCCGGCGATACGACCCCCGCGACCGGCTTCGGCTCGACGCCGCGGCCCAGCGCAGCTTGGAGCTGTTCGAGAACCGCGGGCTGGGCGCGAGCGACACGCTGTTCGACGCGCTCGACGAGACGAACTGCGCGCTCGGCCGCCGCTGTCTGGAGCGCTGGCTCCGCCGCCCGCTCGTCGACGCCGACGCGATCCGGAGCCGCCACGACGCGGTCGGGGAACTGGCGGACCGGAGCCTCGCCCGCGAGGGCGTCGCGGACGCCCTCTCGACCGCATACGACCTCGAACGACTGGTGAGCCGGGTGTCGCGGGGGCGGGCCGACGCCCGCGACCTGCGCTCGCTTCACCGGACGCTCGCGGTCGTCCCCGAGCTGAAGGCGACGCTCGCGGGGGCAGGGGGAGAAGCGGGTGCGAGCAGCGAGCCGGGTGGCGCCGATGAGGGCCCCGCGCTCCCCCGGACCGACCACCTCCGCGACCTCCGCGACCGCCTCGACGAACTGACAGAGGTGCGCGAGCTGATCGACGGCGCGGTCGCGGTCGACCCGCCACAGGAGATCACGGAGGGCGGCGTGATCCGCGAGGGGTTCGACGGCGACCTCGACGACCTGCGCGCCACCGAGCGCGAGGGGCGCGAGTGGGTCGCGGCCCTCGAGGCGAGCGAGCGCGAGCGCACCGGGATCGACTCGCTGTCGGTCGGTCACAACCAGGTCCACGGCTACTACATCGAAGTGACCGACGCCAACGTCGAGAAGGTCCCCGACGACTACCGGCGGCGGCAGACGCTGAAGAACAGCGAGCGCTACGTCACCCCGGAGCTGAAGGAGCGCGAGGAGGAGATAGTCGGCGCCGCCGAGCGCGCGGACGCCTTGGAGTACGACCTGTTCGTCGACGTCCGCGAGCGCGTCGCGGCCGAGACCGAGCGGATTCAAGGCCTCGCGGACGCGCTCGCGGAACTCGACGCCCTGACCTCGCTCGCGGCGGTCGCGGTCGCGCGCGACTACGTCCGCCCGGAGCTCCGGGAGGGCCCCGACGCCGACGTCGGCGGCGCGGTCGACCCCGCCGGAGGCGTCGAGATCGAGGGCGGCAGACACCCGGTCGTCGAGCGGGCCGAGGAGTCGTTCGTGCCGAACGACGCGGACCTCCCGCGCGGCTCGGTCGCGGTGATCACGGGACCGAACATGAGCGGGAAGTCGACGTACATGCGCTCGGTCGCCCTCGCGGTCGTGCTCGCGCAGACGGGGTCGTTCGTCCCCGCGCAGGCCGCGACGCTCCCCGTCTTCGACCGGCTGTTCACCCGCGTCGGCGCCTCCGACGACATCGCGGGCGGGCAGTCGACGTTCATGCGCGAGATGAGCGAGCTGACGGAGATCCTCCACGACGCGGGCGCCGACTCCCTCGTCCTCTTAGACGAGGTGGGCCGGGGAACGGCCACCACCGACGGCCGCGCCATCGCCCGCGCGGCCGCCGAGTTCCTCCACGACGAACTCGGCGCGACCGCCCTCTTCGCGACCCACTACCACGGGCTGACGGATCTGGCCGACGAGCGCGAGCGCGTCTTCAACCTCCACTTCACCGCGACCCGCGAGGACGGCGACGTGACGTTCCTCCACCGGGTCGTCCCCGGCGCCTCCTCGTCGTCGTACGGCGTCGAGGTCGCGGAGCTCGCCGGCGTCCCCGGCCCGGTGGTCGACCGCGCCCGCGACCTCGTCGCCGCCGAGGAGGCGGACAGGCGCGGGAACGCGGGCGGTGCCGGAAGCGAGGGCGGAACCGACGACGGGGCGACGGGCGGGGCCGACCCGGACGACGCCGACCGGGACGGCGACGCGTCGCTGCGGGAGTTCCTCGCGGAGGAGGCGTCGGGCGAGCGAGACGAGGGCGGTCCGGAGGCGGGCGACCCCTCCATCGAGACCCCGACCGGAAGCGACCCCGAGCCGCCAGCGAACGAGACCGGTGAGGCGGGTGCCGCCGCCGGCGCTCCGTCCGACCTCACCGCGGACCTCCGCGACCTCGACCTCGCGCGGATGACGCCCATCGAGGCGCTGAACGCCCTCCACGACCTCCAGTCGCGGGTCGACGATGACGGGTGA